The proteins below come from a single Micropterus dolomieu isolate WLL.071019.BEF.003 ecotype Adirondacks linkage group LG05, ASM2129224v1, whole genome shotgun sequence genomic window:
- the LOC123970591 gene encoding cytochrome P450 2J1-like gives MWLWYLFLWLDVKGLLLLSFTVLFLVYSLNKKDPPNFPPGPPALPLLGNVFSIESKQPHIYLTKLADVYGNVFCIRLGRHKTVFVSGWKMVKEAIVTQADNFVDRPYSPMVTRIYSGNSAGLFFSNGNVWRRQRRFAMATLRTFGLAKSSMEQSICEESRHLQESMVKEKGEPFDPVPLLNNAVANIICQIVFGKRFDYSDHNFQSMLKNLTEMAYLEGSIWALLYDAFPALMKHLPGPHNGIFSNSKCLEASIRGEIERHKLDLDPSNPRDYIDTFLIEKNNKNSELGFDDRNLVLCCLDLFLAGSETTSKTLQWGLIYLINNPHIQDKVQAEIDRVIGQTRQPTMADRPNLPYTDAVIHEIQRMGNIVPLNGLRMAAKDTTLGGYFIPKGTTVMPNLTSVLFDKNEWETPDTFHPEHFLDAEGKFMRRDAFLPFSAGKRACLGEGLARMELFLFFVSLFQKFYFSTLEGVELSTEGITGATRTPYPFKIYAKAR, from the exons ATGTGGCTGTGGTATTTGTTTCTGTGGCTTGATGTAAAGGGATTGCTGCTTCTTAGTTTTACTGTTCTCTTCCTAGTGTATTCTCTGAACAAAAAGGATCCACCTAACTTTCCACCAGGACCACCGGCTCTCCCTCTTTTAGGAAACGTCTTCAGCATTGAATCTAAACAGCCTCACATTTACCTGACCAAG CTAGCTGATGTTTATGGGAATGTGTTCTGCATACGCCTGGGGAGACacaaaacagtgtttgtgtCTGGATGGAAGATGGTGAAGGAAGCCATAGTGACACAGGCTGACAACTTTGTGGACCGGCCTTATAGCCCGATGGTGACCAGGATTTATTCAGGGAACTCAG CGGGTCTTTTCTTCAGTAATGGGAACGTGTGGCGGAGACAGCGGCGTTTTGCCATGGCCACGTTACGTACTTTTGGCCTGGCCAAGAGCTCCATGGAGCAGAGCATCTGTGAAGAGAGTCGTCATCTGCAAGAGTCGATGGTGAAGGAGAAAG GTGAGCCGTTTGACCCTGTGCCCCTTTTAAACAATGCTGTGGCCAACATCATCTGCCAGATAGTGTTTGGGAAACGGTTTGACTACAGTGACCACAATTTCCAGAGCATGCTGAAGAATCTGACTGAGATGGCCTATCTGGAAGGCTCCATATGGGCTCTA CTGTATGATGCCTTCCCAGCACTGATGAAACACCTACCGGGGCCTCACAATGGCATCTTCAGCAACTCCAAATGTTTGGAGGCATCTATCAGGGGAGAGATAGAGAGGCACAAGTTGGATCTGGATCCAAGCAACCCACGAGATTACATCGACACCTTCCTGATAGAGAAA aataataaaaacagtgaacTGGGCTTTGATGATCGCAACCTGGTTTTGTGTTGTCTGGATCTGTTCCTGGCTGGTAGTGAAACCACTTCAAAGACCCTGCAGTGGGGCCTCATCTACCTCATCAACAACCCTCATATCCAGG ACAAAGTCCAGGCAGAGATAGACAGAGTGATCGGACAGACCCGCCAGCCCACTATGGCCGACAGACCCAACCTGCCCTACACTGACGCTGTCATCCACGAGATCCAGAGGATGGGAAACATTGTTCCTCTTAATGGACTCAGAATGGCCGCCAAGGACACGACACTGGGTGGTTACTTTATACCAAAG GGAACCACAGTGATGCCCAACCTGACATCTGTGCTGTTTGACAAGAATGAGTGGGAAACTCCTGACACCTTTCACCCTGAACACTTCCTGGATGCTGAAGGAAAGTTCATGAGGAGGGATGCATTTTTACCTTTCTCTGCAG GAAAGCGCGCATGTCTGGGTGAAGGCCTGGCGAGAATGGAGCTGTTCCTGTTTTTCGTCAGTTTGTTTCagaaattttatttttccactcTGGAAGGAGTCGAGCTGAGTACAGAAGGAATCACTGGAGCCACACGCACACCATATCCCTTTAAGATCTATGCCAAAGCCCGCTGA